The Flavobacterium psychrophilum genome includes a region encoding these proteins:
- a CDS encoding rod shape-determining protein RodA, translating to MKNQSVTNNIDWITILLYAVLVIAGWVTIYSASLPDQTTSIFDIGQVYGKQIMFIVTSIPLIMVVLTVDAKIYDKYALVFYGVGIALLAGLFVLGKTIKGQTNWYSFGGFSLQPSEFAKIATSLVLSKYLSDVQINLKNINHQLLAFAIIGFPVLLIMMQPDAGSAMIFATLTLVLYREGLPGWYLATGAVAIVLFLLALLVKPFYIVLLAFIIILAQFFVSRRAFRNPILSTLIFVGIVGFVYSVDFVYENVLEAHQKDRINVLFDKDVNQQAEGYNLNQSMIAIGSGGWFGKGYLEGTQTKGGFVPEQHTDYIFTTVGEEWGFVGALVVIGLFVSLLLRIIYLAERQKSKFSRTYGYCVAAILFMHFFVNITMLIKLFPTIGVPLPFFSYGGSSLWAFTILLFIFIKMDANKVNEW from the coding sequence CTATATTTGATATTGGGCAGGTTTACGGTAAACAGATCATGTTTATTGTAACCAGTATACCGCTTATTATGGTTGTGCTTACGGTAGATGCCAAGATATATGACAAGTACGCCCTTGTGTTCTATGGAGTCGGTATAGCGCTTCTTGCAGGCTTATTTGTTTTGGGGAAAACCATTAAGGGACAAACTAACTGGTATTCCTTTGGGGGATTCAGTTTACAGCCATCAGAATTTGCTAAGATCGCCACATCATTGGTGCTTTCAAAATACCTAAGTGACGTACAGATAAACCTGAAGAACATCAATCATCAACTATTAGCTTTTGCCATTATAGGTTTCCCTGTATTGCTTATTATGATGCAGCCCGATGCCGGTAGCGCCATGATATTTGCAACACTTACACTTGTATTATACCGCGAAGGATTACCAGGATGGTACTTGGCGACAGGAGCAGTAGCTATTGTACTTTTCCTTTTAGCACTATTGGTAAAGCCGTTTTATATAGTATTACTGGCTTTTATAATAATCCTCGCGCAGTTTTTTGTTAGCCGAAGAGCTTTTAGAAACCCAATACTCTCTACGCTTATATTTGTGGGGATCGTTGGCTTTGTGTATTCGGTAGATTTTGTGTATGAGAATGTACTTGAAGCCCACCAGAAAGACCGTATCAATGTATTATTTGATAAGGATGTAAACCAGCAAGCAGAGGGTTATAACCTTAACCAGAGCATGATTGCCATTGGATCGGGAGGATGGTTTGGAAAAGGATATCTTGAAGGCACACAAACAAAGGGTGGTTTCGTACCGGAACAGCATACCGATTATATTTTTACCACAGTTGGTGAAGAATGGGGCTTCGTAGGAGCTTTAGTCGTAATAGGACTGTTCGTTAGCCTGTTACTACGGATTATCTACCTGGCAGAGCGGCAAAAATCAAAGTTCAGCCGTACATATGGGTACTGCGTAGCTGCAATATTGTTTATGCACTTCTTTGTAAATATTACCATGCTTATTAAGCTATTCCCTACTATTGGGGTTCCGCTGCCGTTCTTCTCTTATGGAGGATCGAGTTTGTGGGCATTTACCATATTGCTGTTCATTTTTATTAAAATGGATGCCAACAAGGTTAATGAGTGGTAA